The following proteins are co-located in the Oncorhynchus clarkii lewisi isolate Uvic-CL-2024 chromosome 30, UVic_Ocla_1.0, whole genome shotgun sequence genome:
- the LOC139389664 gene encoding apelin receptor A, producing the protein MDPTVEYRDTDDYDYGDNETMCDYSEWEPSYSLIPVLYMLIFILGLSGNGVVIFTVWRSKSKRRAADVYIGNLALADLTFVITLPLWAVYTALGYHWPFGVALCKISSYVVLVNMYASVFCLTCLSFDRYLAIVHSLSSSRLRSRGTMLASLGAIWLLSGLLAVPTLLFRTTMDDINSNRTTCAMDFSLVTLNERHESLWIAGLSLSSSALGFLLPFLAMTIFYCFIGCTVTRHFNNLRKEDQKKRRLLKIITTLVVVFAICWTPFHLLKSMDALSYLNLAPSSCGFERFLLVAHPYATCLAYVNSCLNPFLYAFFDLRFRSQCLCLLNLKKAMHGQMSSMSSTLSAQTQKSEVQSLATKV; encoded by the coding sequence ATGGATCCAACTGTGGAGTATAGAGATACCGATGATTATGATTATGGTGACAATGAAACTATGTGTGACTACTCTGAGTGGGAGCCGTCCTACTCCCTCATCCCTGTCCTCTACATGCTCATCTTCATCCTGGGCCTGTCTGGGAATGGAGTGGTCATCTTCACCGTGTGGCGGTCCAAGTCCAAGCGCCGAGCAGCAGACGTCTACATAGGCAACTTGGCCCTGGCTGACCTCACCTTTGTGATCACTTTGCCCCTCTGGGCGGTGTACACTGCATTGGGCTACCACTGGCCCTTTGGTGTGGCCCTGTGTAAGATCAGCAGCTATGTGGTGCTGGTCAACATGTACGCCAGTGTCTTCTGCCTCACCTGCCTGAGCTTTGACCGTTACCTGGCTATCGTCCACTCTCTGTCCAGCAGCCGGCTGCGGTCGCGGGGCACAATGCTGGCCTCTCTAGGGGCCATCTGGCTCCTCTCAGGCCTGCTGGCCGTGCCCACTCTGCTGTTCCGCACCACCATGGACGACATCAACAGCAACCGCACCACCTGTGCCATGGACTTCAGCCTGGTCACCCTGAACGAGAGACATGAGTCCCTGTGGATCGCAGGGCTCAGCCTGTCCTCTTCCGCCCTGGGCTTCCTCCTGCCTTTCCTGGCCATGACCATCTTCTACTGCTTCATTGGCTGCACCGTCACACGCCACTTTAACAACCTGCGGAAGGAGGATCAGAAGAAGCGGCGTCTGCTGAAGATCATCACCACCCTGGTGGTCGTGTTTGCCATCTGCTGGACCCCATTCCACTTGCTGAAGAGCATGGATGCCCTCTCCTACCTGAACCTGGCTCCCAGCTCCTGTGGATTTGAGCGCTTCCTCCTGGTGGCCCACCCTTATGCTACCTGCCTAGCTTATGTCAACAGCTGCCTCAACCCCTTCCTGTACGCCTTCTTTGACCTGCGCTTCCGCTCCCAGTGCCTGTGCCTGCTCAACCTGAAGAAGGCCATGCATGGACAGATGAGCTCCATGTCCTCCACGCTCAGCGCCCAGACACAGAAGTCAGAGGTACAGTCTCTGGCCACCAAAGTGTAA